AGGTCAACATGCTGGGTGTAGAGATATATAAATTCTTGATCTAAAtgttatctgtatacacaacaATTGGGCTCCTGACGTTATGAATGCCATCAGACCACTCCAATGATGCAGACAACACTGTCTTATCACGTATCTTCCCACTAATACTCACGGAAAACGATTGCTTTTGGTTCAGTGCGGAAAATTTAAGGATGCTAGGATTCACGGTGATGTTATAATATGATCTTTTGCTGATAATTGCCTTGTATGTCGAATTTGCGGATCCTTTATTAGTAACAGTTCTGTTGAATTTTGCTGTGAATGGTGTGGTCTTTTTACTTCCACTGGCTGTAACTTTAAAAGCCATTGCAGGGTAGTTCAGATCGCCGGTTGTTGAGTTCTTGCCTGGACATTGAACAtgtactccaaatattttactaaggGTTGACTCATCATAGCCGGAGCCGCATAGGAATTTGACATAATCAGCAGTTAAAATCTCGTAGATGAGACCGGGATCAGCGGCTTTGACCGGATCAATGTGGCCTGTTCCGTAAGATAATTCAGCCATTGGATCCTTTTTGGCATTCATTCTCCATGCTACAAAATAAAAACACATTTAGCATATGAAGCAATGATGCATCTACAGCCTATAATTTCTTATGATGAAAACTTGAATTACCAGTTGTCATGAGAGCTGATTTGATCGCAGAAGGTGACCAATCGGGGTGAAATGATCTAACATAGGCAGCTGCACCGGTGACATGAGGGCAAGACATCGATGTCCcagataatatattatatttcacGGATCGCTTATCTTCGGGGAAATCTGAAGGTGAACTCACAGGTGAATATGCTGCTATGATTTCAACTCCAGGGGCTGTTACATCTGGCTGTGTATGCAAATATTGTATTACTACGTCATCGTATCATATTCTTAAATGAAGTAGTAACTCTATTTTGTTCCCTATGTACCTTCAAGATATTTGGAAAAAGGACGCTTGGGCCTCTAGAAGAAAATGAAGCAACCGAAGGGGCGTCAAGATTTTTCACTACTTCACTCTTGAGTATGTCCAGGGTATGATTTCTGCATTAAAGATTGGTTATTATAAAAATCTCGCTTTACTCGAGTTTCGGTATTATAATTGATGTTGGATTTTTACTTCGTGGAATTGAAGTATCTTAGCAAGTCCCTGAAGCGAGGTATACTTAGAGCAGAAGCTGGAAATGGAACGACAGATGCAACATCTGGAAACTTTTGAGACTGCACGACCGAACCGACTGCTCCAGCCCTGTTGACTTCTCGCATGCCATTGTATTCGCTGCAAAGTACGACCTTGCCTTTTACTTGATTTCTATCTAAACAGTCAATACGACAGGTCCTGAAATTTTCAAACAGAAAAATGAATGCTACGTATAAATTTTggtataacaatggtgagaatttcaaatttcaagaaTTGAACTAACTGAACACTCTCTCCTATGCATTCACTGCTCGCCACTTCATCTCCATATGCTAAGGGAAATTTATGCCCTTTCAAGTCGAAAGGATTGACCGATTTTCCCTGTAGGATATTGCATAATTAATTTGATCAAAATTACGTGAGCCTAAAGATTTTTTAATGAACAATATATATTCGGGAAAATGCATACCGTAATTATAGTTCCATTCCCAAGAACAACTTTGGTGATGATACCCCTATCAGTAGTGCTAGCTGCAGCCGTGAAAATCCATGGAACGGTGCTTGAAACCTTTGATTGAGACCCACCATTCCCTGCTGATTGTACAACTAAAATGCCCTTTTGGAAAGCATGAAGTGACCCGATCGCAATCACATCATCTTCCAATCCAAATGGCTGAGCGCCTCCAAGAGAGACAGTTATGATATCAACTCCATCAGCTATGGCGTCGTCGAAAGCAGCTAATATATCTTCAGATGCGCATCCGAAGCCGTGGTAGCAAACTTTATATGCGGCGATTCTTGCTGATGGTACCCCTCCTCTCGCGGTCCCGTCAGCCAAGCCATAAAAACTGGTACCTTTTACATAGTTTCCAGCTGCTATCGATGCTGTATGAGATCCGTGGCCTTCTATATCCCTCGTCGTCGTATAACTTGGCGGAACAAAAGGAGGGGCATAGAAGCGGGCTCCGATTATTTTGCTGCATACGGAAAATGCAatattaaaatttcatgaacaaGCATGAAATGACGTGACGGTGAGAAAGGTATTTTACTTATTGCAAGTGAAGTTTTCTCCTCCTTTACAAGCTCCTTTCCATTTTTTTGGAGGGTGGCTGAATCCCTTGTCGCTAAAACTCTCTGATTCTGGCCATATTCCGCTGTCAAGGACTCCAATGATGGTGTCGCTCTCGACCGTGGGATTTCGATGAACTTTTTCAGGTAATCCCATGAAATCCCATGATCTTGTTGTTTGTGTTCGAAAAGTCCTACTTGGAAAAATTGATACTACTTCTTCTTTCCCTGTATTTCAATTTAAGTCATTGGAAAAACTTCAAGTTACTGGTTTTTTCCCTCTTTTGAAGACATACCATTGGGAAATAGAAAGCAAAACATGTGAATATGGAGACTATCGAAGTTTACCTGCTAACTTTTCCCGCTCTTCATGTGTGAGATAGGCAGCAAATCCATTGAAACTCCTCGTATAACTTCTGACCAATGATCGATCTCGAAACCTTCAGGAAACACAAGGAAATCACAAGATGATATGAACAAAAAGTTCGATCCTTTTTCTTGAAACCTCATGTCTGTAAATTAAATTTGTGTTAATCTTGTTCATGATACCTGCTGTCCACAACTTCTTGAAGCATGTTCAAGTGGTCCGTCGAATATGATTGTCCCTTTTCACCATGATTTCCCATGTACACAATATAAACCTTCCTTTCTTGGTCCGAAGCGCGACAGCAGATTATCCGACCCAAAACACACAGAGCAAGCAAAAGGTAGGAAAGTTTGAGAGAATGCTGCCGAGCCATTGTTGGCTGATTGACGAATGAAACAAAAACAAGTGAATGTGTCTTTTGTTTTAGCCATTTGACGT
This genomic interval from Primulina eburnea isolate SZY01 chromosome 16, ASM2296580v1, whole genome shotgun sequence contains the following:
- the LOC140817366 gene encoding subtilisin-like protease SBT4.3, whose protein sequence is MVWKEEVVSIFPSRTFRTQTTRSWDFMGLPEKVHRNPTVESDTIIGVLDSGIWPESESFSDKGFSHPPKKWKGACKGGENFTCNNKIIGARFYAPPFVPPSYTTTRDIEGHGSHTASIAAGNYVKGTSFYGLADGTARGGVPSARIAAYKVCYHGFGCASEDILAAFDDAIADGVDIITVSLGGAQPFGLEDDVIAIGSLHAFQKGILVVQSAGNGGSQSKVSSTVPWIFTAAASTTDRGIITKVVLGNGTIITGKSVNPFDLKGHKFPLAYGDEVASSECIGESVQTCRIDCLDRNQVKGKVVLCSEYNGMREVNRAGAVGSVVQSQKFPDVASVVPFPASALSIPRFRDLLRYFNSTKNHTLDILKSEVVKNLDAPSVASFSSRGPSVLFPNILKPDVTAPGVEIIAAYSPVSSPSDFPEDKRSVKYNILSGTSMSCPHVTGAAAYVRSFHPDWSPSAIKSALMTTAWRMNAKKDPMAELSYGTGHIDPVKAADPGLIYEILTADYVKFLCGSGYDESTLSKIFGVHVQCPGKNSTTGDLNYPAMAFKVTASGSKKTTPFTAKFNRTVTNKGSANSTYKAIISKRSYYNITVNPSILKFSALNQKQSFSVSISGKIRDKTVLSASLEWSDGIHNVRSPIVVYTDNI